A part of Drosophila ananassae strain 14024-0371.13 chromosome 2R, ASM1763931v2, whole genome shotgun sequence genomic DNA contains:
- the LOC6493752 gene encoding amidophosphoribosyltransferase, whose protein sequence is MESDSGNCCANLRNGEVCCQKTKVSKEIVPKVFPDKIYKSVQVKGVDVTGMTCECGVFGAIACGDYPTQLDIAQMICLGLVALQHRGQESAGIVTSLGKCSKNFSVHKGMGMINNLFNDEAIRKLKGNLGIGHTRYSTAAASEVVNCQPFVVHTAHGALAIAHNGELVNCESLRREVLERGVGLSTHSDSELIAQSLCCAPEDVSEHDGPNWPARIRHFMTLAPLSYSLVVMHKDKIYAVRDSYGNRPLCLGKIVPVDAGHANIDDQVAEGWVVSSESCGFLSIGARYVREVEPGEIIELSRNGYRTVDIVERPDYKRMAFCIFEYVYFARSDSMFEGQMVYSARLQCGRQLARESPLDADLVSSVPESGTAAAHGYARESGMPFGEVLCKNRYVGRTFIQPSNRLRQLGVAKKFGALAQNVEGKRIVLVDDSIVRGNTIGPIIKLLRDAGASEVHIRIASPPLQYPCYMGINIPTREELIANKLNADQLADHVGADSLAYLSVEGLVKAVQMNKSHVNPLKAGYCTACLTGEYPGGLPEELSW, encoded by the exons ATGGAAAGTGATTCGGGAAATTGCTGTGCCAATCTCAGAAATG GCGAAGTGTGTTGCCAGAAGACCAAAGTTTCAAAGGAAATAGTACCTAAAGTATTTCCGGATAAGATCTACAAATCAGTTCAAGTCAAAGGAGTGGATGTCACGGGGATGACCTGCGAGTGCGGAGTGTTTGGAGCCATTGCCTGCGGGGATTATCCGACACAG TTGGACATTGCTCAAATGATCTGCCTAGGATTGGTGGCCCTACAGCATCGAGGCCAGGAGTCCGCGGGAATAGTAACCAGCCTGGGAAAGTGCTCGAAGAACTTCAGCGTCCACAAGGGTATGGGAATGATCAACAATCTGTTCAACGACGAGGCCATTAGGAAGTTGAAGGGCAACCTGGGCATAGGCCACACCCGGTACTCCACAGCAGCGGCCTCCGAGGTGGTAAACTGCCAGCCCTTTGTGGTTCACACGGCCCATGGAGCCCTCGCTATTGCCCACAATGGGGAGCTGGTGAACTGCGAGTCCCTCAGGAGAGAGGTCCTGGAGCGAGGAGTGGGACTGTCGACACACAGTGACAGCGAGCTGATCGCCCAGTCCCTGTGCTGCGCCCCCGAAGATGTATCCGAGCACGACGGTCCCAACTGGCCGGCCAGAATCCGCCACTTCATGACCCTAGCCCCGCTGTCCTACTCCCTGGTGGTGATGCACAAGGACAAGATCTACGCCGTGAGGGACTCCTACGGCAACCGGCCGCTGTGCTTGGGAAAGATCGTGCCGGTGGATGCAGGACACGCGAATATCGATGACCAGGTGGCCGAAGGCTGGGTGGTCAGCAGCGAGAGCTGTGGCTTCCTCTCCATCGGAGCGCGATACGTCCGGGAGGTGGAGCCGGGCGAGATTATAGAGCTCTCGCGGAATGGCTACAGAACGGTGGACATTGTGGAGCGGCCCGACTATAAGCGCATGGCGTTTTGCATCTTCGAGTACGTCTACTTCGCCCGCAGCGATTCCATGTTCGAGGGTCAGATGGTTTACTCCGCCCGCCTTCAATGTGGTCGCCAGTTGGCCAGGGAGTCCCCCCTAGACGCGGATCTGGTCAGCTCGGTGCCGGAATCAGGAACAGCCGCGGCCCATGGCTACGCCCGAGAGTCCGGCATGCCATTCGGGGAGGTCCTGTGCAAGAATCGGTATGTGGGCCGCACATTCATCCAACCCTCCAACCGTCTGCGGCAGCTCGGGGTGGCCAAGAAATTCGGAGCCCTGGCCCAGAATGTCGAGGGCAAGCGCATCGTGCTGGTGGATGACTCCATCGTGAGGGGCAACACCATTGGTCCGATCATCAAGCTCCTGCGAGATGCCGGCGCCTCGGAAGTGCACATCAGGATCGCCAGCCCTCCCTTGCAATATCCCTGCTACATGGGCATCAACATTCCCACCCGGGAGGAGCTCATTGCCAACAAACTGAACGCCGATCAGCTGGCAGACCATGTGGGAGCCGATAGCCTGGCCTACCTGAGTGTGGAGGGTCTGGTGAAGGCCGTCCAGATGAACAAGAGTCACGTGAATCCCCTGAAGGCCGGGTACTGCACGGCTTGTCTAACGGGCGAGTATCCTGGCGGACTGCCAGAGGAGCTCAGCTGGTAG